One region of Trichosurus vulpecula isolate mTriVul1 chromosome 1, mTriVul1.pri, whole genome shotgun sequence genomic DNA includes:
- the NAPRT gene encoding nicotinate phosphoribosyltransferase, with protein MERAQPEPEREREQERDSDPEAEAAARALLTDLYQFTMALAYWRAGRAQEPAEFELFFRRCPFGSSFALAAGLRDCMRFLRTFRLQPADIKYLASVLPPDTDPAFFEYLQGLDCSGVTIRAQPEGSLAFARVPLLCVSGPLLLVQLLETPMLCLINYASLVATNAARLRLIAGPEKRLLEMGLRRAQGPDGGLTASTYSYLGGFDSSSNVLAGQLRGVPVAGTLAHSFITSFSGSEPPQIPMLAPASGQGPLRDLSNLAESWLGKVCECLGLRADETHPGERAAFVAYALAFPQAFQGLLDSYSVMRSGLPNFLAVALALAELGYRAVGVRLDSGDLLQQAQEIRSIFRNCASHFQVPWLETVSIAVSNNIDEEVLTRLAQKDSEVNLIGIGTSVVTCPLQPSLGCVYKLVSVRGQPCRKLTEDSEKQTLPGSKAAYRLYNPEGAPVLDLLQLQEEPPPQPGQELRVWPLDVSGGDCRSLTLTPASLEPLLRVYFHLGQMCEPIPSLTESRALAQESLSYLSSSHKRLENPEPYQVALSEKLHALLESLAQSSQEGP; from the exons ATGGAGAGAGCGCAGCCGGAGCCGGAGCGGGAGCGGGAGCAGGAGCGGGACTCGGACCCGGAGGCGGAGGCAGCGGCCCGGGCACTGCTCACAGACCTCTACCAGTTCACCATGGCTCTGGCCTACTGGCGGGCGGGCCGGGCCCAGGAGCCCGCGGAGTTCGAGCTGTTCTTCCGCCGCTGCCCCTTCGGGTCCTCCTTCGCCCTGGCCGCGGGGCTGCGGGACTGCATGCGCTTCTTGCGCACCTTCCGCCTGCAACCGGCAG ATATAAAGTACTTGGCCTCTGTGCTCCCGCCAGACACGGACCCTGCATTCTTTGAATACCTGCAGGGACTGGACTGCTCTGGGGTGACCATTCGAGCACAGCCTGAGGGCTCCCTCGCCTTTGCCCGT GTACCACTGCTCTGCGTGTCTGGGCCTCTCCTCCTAGTGCAGCTCCTGGAGACGCCCATGCTCTGCCTTATCAACTATGCCAG CCTGGTGGCCACTAATGCAGCTCGACTGCGCCTGATTGCGGGGCCGGAGAAGCGACTGCTAGAGATGGGGCTGCGGCGAGCACAGGGCCCTGACGGGGGTCTCACAGCCTCCACCTATAGCTACCTGGGCG GCTTTGACAGCAGCAGTAACGTGTTGGCTGGGCAGCTGCGAGGGGTGCCTGTGGCTGGCACCCTGGCTCACTCCTTCATCACCTCCTTCTCTGGCTCCGAGCCGCCCCAGATCCCG ATGCTGGCTCCAGCATCTGGACAAGGTCCTCTCAGGGACCTTTCCAACCTTGCTGAGTCTTGGCTGGGCAAAGTGTGTGAGTGCCTAGGCCTTCGGGCAGATGAGACACACCCTGGAGAACGGGCTGCCTTTGTGGCTTACGCCCTGGCTTTCCCCCAAGCCTTCCAGGGACTGTTGGACTCCTATAGTGTCATGCG GAGTGGCCTTCCCAATTTCTTGGCTGTGGCCTTGGCACTGGCAGAGCTGGGTTACCGGGCAGTGGGTGTGCGCCTAGACAGCGGAGATCTCCTGCAACAGGCCCAGGAAATCCGAAGCATTTTCCGGAACTGTGCCTCCCA TTTCCAGGTGCCCTGGCTGGAGACTGTGTCCATCGCTGTGAGCAACAACATAGATGAGGAAGTGTTGACCCGGCTGGCTCAGAAG GACAGTGAGGTGAATCTCATTGGCATTGGCACCAGTGTGGTCACATGTCCCCTTCAGCCTTCCCTGGGCTGTGTCTACAAG CTGGTGTCTGTGAGAGGACAGCCATGTCGGAAGCTGACGGAGGACTCTGAGAAGCAGACGTTGCCTGGGAGCAAGGCAGCCTATCGGCTCTACAACCCAGAAG GAGCCCCAGTTCTGGACCTGCTGCAGCTGCAGGAGGAGCCACCACCCCAGCCTGGGCAGGAGCTGAGGGTGTGGCCCCTGGATGTATCAGGAGGTGACTGCAGAAGCCTGACCCTCACTCCGGCCTCCTTGGAGCCACTGCTCAGAGTCTACTTCCACCTGGGACAG ATGTGTGAACCTATTCCTTCCCTGACTGAGTCCCGAGCCTTGGCACAGGAGTCCTTGAGCTACCTCAGCTCATCACACAAGCGACTGGAGAATCCTGAGCCCTACCAG GTGGCACTTTCTGAGAAGTTGCATGCCCTGCTGGAGAGCCTGGCCCAGAGCAGCCAGGAGGGCCCCTGA